One part of the Arabidopsis thaliana chromosome 1 sequence genome encodes these proteins:
- a CDS encoding Reticulon family protein (Reticulon family protein; INVOLVED IN: biological_process unknown; LOCATED IN: endomembrane system, endoplasmic reticulum; EXPRESSED IN: 24 plant structures; EXPRESSED DURING: 15 growth stages; CONTAINS InterPro DOMAIN/s: Reticulon (InterPro:IPR003388); BEST Arabidopsis thaliana protein match is: Reticulon family protein (TAIR:AT1G16825.1); Has 30201 Blast hits to 17322 proteins in 780 species: Archae - 12; Bacteria - 1396; Metazoa - 17338; Fungi - 3422; Plants - 5037; Viruses - 0; Other Eukaryotes - 2996 (source: NCBI BLink).) → MGEMGKAMGLLISGTLVYYHCAYRNATLLSLFSDVFIVLLCSLAILGLLFRQLNVSVPVDPLEWQISQDTASNIVARLANTVGAAEGVLRVAATGHDKRLFVKVVICLYFLSALGRLISGVTVAYAGLCLFCLSMLCQTSQSLGNCVLKRGNGQILEQEAHSDT, encoded by the exons ATGGGAGAAATGGGGAAGGCGATGGGATTGCTGATTAGCGGGACGCTTGTGTATTACCATTGTGCATATCGTAACGCgactcttctctctctcttctccgatGTTTTCATTGTTCTCTTATGCTCTCTCGCCATTCTCGGTCTCCTTTTTCGCCAACTCAATGTCTC GGTACCAGTGGATCCACTAGAGTGGCAAATATCACAGGACACAGCAAGTAACATCGTTGCACGCTTAGCTAATACCGTTGGAGCAGCAGAGGGTGTTCTGAGGGTTGCAGCAACTGGACATGACAAGAGACTTTTTGTCAAG GTCGTAATTTGCCTTTACTTCTTATCAGCGCTTGGGCGACTCATATCAGGTGTAACCGTTGCTTATGCAG GACTATGCTTGTTCTGTCTCTCCATGCTCTGTCAGACTTCTCAATCTCTTGGAAACTGTGTACTAAAGCGAGGAAATGGCCAGATTTTAGAACAAGAAGCACATTCTGATACATAA
- a CDS encoding uncharacterized protein (unknown protein; BEST Arabidopsis thaliana protein match is: unknown protein (TAIR:AT1G16840.1); Has 30201 Blast hits to 17322 proteins in 780 species: Archae - 12; Bacteria - 1396; Metazoa - 17338; Fungi - 3422; Plants - 5037; Viruses - 0; Other Eukaryotes - 2996 (source: NCBI BLink).) encodes MARSLSPSLSLSRYRFAAASLLLPSSQTIFIRSQSSNRRSNSNHLGVIYEIDIAADPLVNKLEDAVHRIMVRRSAPDWLPFVPGASFWVPPPRSQSHGIAKLVEKLANPISDEESISISSVRGWPCSDYFIKGVKPQSVETEMTSNTAYHSEDEE; translated from the exons ATGGCTCGATCTTTATCtccttcactttctctctctcgatACCGTTTCGCCgcagcttctcttcttctcccttcATCTCAAACCATTTTCATCCGATCTCAATCCTCCAATCGTCGGTCTAACTCTAACCATCTCGGAGTAATCTACGAGATTGATATCGCTGCGGATCCTCTTGTCAATAAGTTGGAAGATGCTGTCCACCGGATTATGGTACGCCGATCCGCACCTGATTGGCTCCCTTTTGTCCCCGGTGCTTCCTTTTGGGTTCCACCTCCTAGATCCCAGTCTCATGGGATCGCTAAGCTCGTTGAGAAGCTGGCCAATCCGATCTCTGATGAAGAATCTATTTCAATCTCATCGGTTCGAGGATGGCCTTGCTCTGATTACTTCATCAAAG GTGTAAAGCCTCAATCAGTTGAGACGGAGATGACTTCAAATACTGCATATCACTCCGAGGACGAGGAATAA